The Pirellulales bacterium genome has a window encoding:
- the ffh gene encoding signal recognition particle protein, which produces MFDSLSSKLQNAFRNLRGLGKITEANVADSLREVRMALLEADVNFKVARDFIERVKTKAVGAEVVQSIQPGQQIIKIIHDELVDLLGSQNAGLNLSASPSCLLMVGLHGSGKTTSSGKLARLLQKQGRQPLLVAADVYRPAAMDQLETLGKQLEVPVFVKRGETDVLRIAREALDFAKTNNRNILIFDTAGRLQIDEALVQELVRLRDLVKPQEILLVLDAATGQEAVNVATHFDQALQITGSILTRLDGDARGGAALSLKAVTGKAIKFAGTGEKLEEFEPFHPERMTSRILGMGDVVSLVEKAAEAVDLEDAKRLEEKMRKGEFTLEDFLDQLRAMKKLGSLESVVGMLPGGAEMLKQQGDLSKQEKEFKRMEGMICSMTLKERKSPQILNANRRRRIAAGSGVSVTELNTMLNKFGQMQQMMKKMGKLQKMMAKMGGGLPGMLRR; this is translated from the coding sequence ATGTTCGACTCGTTAAGCAGCAAACTCCAGAACGCCTTCCGCAACCTGCGCGGGCTCGGGAAAATTACCGAGGCCAATGTCGCCGATTCCCTGCGCGAAGTCCGCATGGCGTTGCTGGAGGCGGACGTGAATTTCAAGGTCGCCCGCGATTTCATCGAGCGCGTCAAGACCAAGGCCGTCGGCGCCGAAGTCGTCCAAAGCATCCAGCCCGGCCAGCAAATCATCAAAATCATCCACGACGAACTGGTGGACCTGCTCGGCTCTCAAAACGCCGGACTGAATTTAAGCGCCAGTCCGAGTTGCCTGCTGATGGTCGGTCTGCATGGTTCGGGCAAGACCACCTCCAGCGGCAAGCTCGCGCGGCTGCTCCAGAAACAGGGCCGCCAACCGTTGCTCGTCGCCGCGGACGTTTATCGCCCGGCGGCCATGGACCAGTTGGAAACACTCGGCAAGCAGCTTGAAGTGCCGGTTTTCGTGAAACGCGGCGAAACGGACGTTTTGAGAATCGCCCGCGAAGCGCTCGATTTCGCGAAAACCAACAACCGCAATATTCTGATCTTCGATACCGCCGGCCGGTTGCAGATTGACGAAGCGCTGGTGCAGGAACTCGTCCGCCTGCGTGACCTGGTGAAGCCGCAGGAAATCCTGCTGGTGCTCGACGCGGCCACTGGCCAGGAAGCCGTGAACGTCGCCACGCATTTCGATCAAGCATTGCAAATCACCGGCTCCATCCTGACCAGGCTGGACGGCGATGCACGCGGCGGCGCGGCGTTGAGCTTGAAGGCCGTCACCGGCAAGGCCATCAAGTTCGCCGGCACGGGCGAAAAGCTCGAGGAATTCGAGCCGTTTCATCCGGAACGGATGACCTCGCGCATTCTGGGCATGGGCGACGTCGTCAGCCTCGTCGAAAAGGCCGCCGAAGCGGTGGATTTGGAGGACGCCAAGCGGCTGGAAGAAAAGATGCGCAAGGGTGAATTTACGCTGGAGGATTTTCTGGACCAGCTGCGCGCGATGAAAAAACTTGGCTCGTTGGAAAGCGTCGTCGGGATGCTGCCGGGCGGCGCGGAGATGTTGAAGCAGCAGGGCGATTTGTCGAAGCAGGAAAAGGAATTCAAGCGGATGGAGGGCATGATTTGCTCGATGACATTGAAGGAGCGCAAAAGCCCGCAAATTCTGAATGCCAACCGCCGCCGCCGCATCGCCGCCGGCAGCGGTGTCAGCGTGACGGAACTGAACACAATGCTGAACAAGTTCGGCCAGATGCAGCAGATGATGAAGAAGATGGGCAAGCTCCAGAAGATGATGGCCAAGATGGGCGGCGGTTTGCCGGGCATGTTGCGGAGATGA
- a CDS encoding immunoglobulin domain-containing protein — protein sequence MYVVIFALFAAKCHAQIGTPPVIAVQPLGLAVQNGGTAILATTAVSLTSMKFYWLFNDQPILTNNTTVVNVNVPLVGTVSTLTVKGVSPSNAGNYSVRIVNGVGPVTSSNAMLIVLTSAVSNVVNIVSTSTQMTASGFKLLLSGPPGSNYIIQASTDLKNWTSISTNAAPTGSVSYTDTAAINLPFRYYRAKMQ from the coding sequence ATGTATGTGGTTATTTTTGCCCTTTTCGCGGCAAAATGCCACGCACAGATCGGCACACCGCCGGTGATTGCTGTCCAACCTTTAGGGTTAGCTGTCCAAAATGGAGGCACAGCCATTTTAGCGACTACTGCTGTGAGCCTCACGTCAATGAAATTTTATTGGCTTTTCAACGATCAACCGATCCTAACGAATAACACCACCGTTGTTAACGTTAATGTTCCATTGGTTGGCACTGTTAGCACTTTGACGGTAAAAGGTGTTTCTCCCAGCAATGCGGGAAACTACTCAGTGCGGATCGTAAATGGTGTTGGGCCAGTAACCAGCAGTAACGCAATGCTGATTGTCCTAACCAGCGCAGTTTCGAATGTAGTGAATATTGTCTCTACCTCGACACAAATGACGGCCAGCGGATTCAAACTGCTATTATCTGGGCCACCCGGTTCAAATTACATAATCCAAGCTTCGACCGATTTGAAAAATTGGACTTCTATTTCCACCAACGCCGCCCCGACAGGAAGTGTCTCTTATACGGATACCGCAGCGATAAATCTCCCTTTCCGATATTATCGGGCAAAGATGCAATAA